The Archangium primigenium genomic interval GCGGCCACCTGGACGATCGAGTAGGGCATGGCCTCGAACACGTTCGAGTACACGGTCGTGAACTCGCCATGGGTGGTCTGCTGGAGCGCCGCGCGCCAGGACTCGAGGTCCTCGCCGATGTGCCCCCGGCTCTGCAGTTCGGGCACCTGGAGCCCGTGCAGGGCTCGCGCCGTCTGGAGGATCTTCAGGTTGGCGGCGTGGGAGTTGCGTCCGGGGACGGGCCCCTCGCGATCGCTCCACAGCACGACGCTCAAGGCGCCGAGGACGAGGGCGGACCAGGCCACGTGGGCGCTGCGTCGGCGGAGCGCCTGGATCAGGATGACGCCCATGCCGACGAGCGCCACGAGCACCGCCATCATCACCGTCCAGCGGGGCGGCAGGCCCGCGATGAACGGCTGCTGGAAGGCGCGCAGGAGCTGCTCGAACTCGGGGGCGCCCACCACGACGGTGATGGCGGTGAAGCCGCCGAAGAGGATGCCATGCACGAGCCGCAGCGCCGCCGAGGTGTCGGCCGCCACGGGAGGAGTCGCGGGCTTCACGGGAACGGCAGGTTCAGCACGAAGTAGAACGAGTCGTAGTAGACCTGATAGGCGCGCATGAAGGCGTGGATGATGTTCACCTTCTGCTCACCGGAGCCGAAGTTGATGGTCAGGCCCAGCATGAGACCCATCGCGAGCACGTAGTTGATGTAGGAGTACTCGACCATGGCCTGTCCTCGGCGGACACGGCGAGAGGTCTTCCTGGGACGGCGGACGGGCGTCTTCATGGGCGGGGGTCCTTGTCCTGAGCGGAGTCCGGCGTGGCCGGGAAGAGCTGCGAGGGGAGCACGGGCGTGGCCGTCCCGGGCTCCAGGGTGATCTTCTTGTCGGTCGGAGCGGGGAGCACCATGCGGGGCTTGGCGTCCACGCCGTAGTCTCGCATTTCCAGGGCATATTTGATCGACGGAAACTCGATCTTCGCCAGGTGCAGCACGGGCACCTCCCGGCTGAGCCAGTAGCGCTTGAGCACGAGCTGGCGGTAGCGGACCTCCATGGGCTCGGCCGTCACGGTGCCCGCGAGCGTCATGAGCCGCGAGGGCTTGCCCCGGAGCACCGTCGTGTCCGCGCCGGCGGGCAGCGAGTCCACGGCGGCGGGCGCGGGCCCGCGCGACGCGGGAGCCTCGCCCTCGCCCGGCTTGAAGAAGAAGGGCAGGGCGGTGGCATCCACCTCCTGCACCTTCTCGTAGCCCTGGGTGACGAACAGCCGGGACACGCCTTCCTGGCTCACGCCCACGTCGCGCGTCACCAACATGCGGAACTGGGCCAGGGGGGACTTGAGTTCCCAGTGCTTGCCGAACTCCATCTCCAGCCACACCGCGTCGCGGCCCTTGGCGTCCTTCTCCTCGCCCACGATGGCCAGGCGCACGAAGCCCTGCTGGGGACCGCCGTCGAGCTGGTACGTCACCCACTCGCCCACCTGGGCGGCGAGCCGCTCCGGCGCGGCCTCGAAGAGCATGCGGCCCTCGCGGCCCATCCGAGGCGGAGGCGCGGCGCCCATCAACACCACGGCCAGCGCGCACACCAGCGCCCTCATGGCTTCTTTCCCTGGGGCCTGGCGCGCGCCGCCTCCTCGCGGCTGCGCTGGACGGCGTCCTGGTTGGGCATGCCGTCGGGACGATCCGTGCCCACCCACGACTGGGACACGGCCACCTGGGTCTCGTCGAGCTCCACCAGGGTGGTGAGCGTCTGCTCGGCGCCGCGTGCGTACTCGAGCACCACGGTGCGCTGGCCATCCAGCTTGCCGCCGGACTCGCGCACCAGCTTGAAGCCCAGGGCGGTCAGCTTCGCGGTCAGCTCCTGGCGGACGGCATCCATTCCGCGCTCCACGATCTCGGTCCGGCTGCGCGTGGCGCCCGCCTCGTCGCGCGAGCCCACGTCCGAGCTGAAGAGCGAGTTCTCCATCTTCACGAAGGGCGGCTTGTGGGCATCCGACGGCTTCTCGTACAGCCACATGTCCTTGAGCACGCTGAAGCCCACGGTCTTGCCCATGTGCTTGCGCAGCACGATCGCGCGCTGCAGGCCCTCGCGCGTGTAGAAGGCCGCCACCACGGCCTCGTCCTTCAAGTCCCCCTCCACGACGACCGGGTAGCCCTGGCGGGTCCACAGGTCGTGGAAGTACCTGGCCACCTGGGCAATGGAGTCCTTGGTGGTGAAGTAGGCCATGCGGTGGTACTCGCCGCCGATGACCAGGTCGTTGCCGATGCGGGTGTGGACGGTGCCCGGGTAGACGGCGAGCTCCTGCTCGGCCAGGGCCGGGCGGGCCCAGAGCCCCAGGAGCACGAGAAACAGGACGCTTATTCGCACGTGATCTTCTGCTCGTTCTTGTCCCGGCCCGTGCCTTCACCGGTGCCGCGGCTGTTGGGCATGTCGGCCATGGCCTTCTTGCAGCCCATGAAGTGCTCGCCCCGGGCCTCGAAGATGTTCTTGTAGAGGGAGCGCGAATAGGTCTGGGTGTCACGGAAGGGCGCGGTGTCGAAGCAGCGCTGGTTCTTGTCGATGTCCGTGTCGTCCAGGCCGGGGATCTCCTGCAGGTTGTTGAGGCCGACGGACGCGGTGTGCTGATCCTTGTTGCAGCCGCGCGAGCCGCTGGGCGAGGGCTTGTAGTTGTGCGCCGTGACGAAGGTGCCGAAGAAGGCGGGGAAGGCGAAGTCGAACACCTTCGTGACGCGGTCCAGCTTGGTGTCCGCCAGAAAGTTGCCCGCGCCCAGGAACTTCATGCGATCCACCTGCAGGGCGATGCCGTGCCGGGTGCCGCCCCCCTTGTGGTCGCCCGCGCGCTTGTCGCTCATCACCGCGTCACCGCCGTCCGGCAGGTGCCAGCCGTTGGCGATGAGCGTGTAGCGGTTCTTGATGGACATGTTGCGCAGGTCCCGCCCGCCCCAATTGTCCACCGTGTAGAAGCCGCCCTGCTCCTTCTGCAGGTAGCCGCGCGGCATCAGGTTGTTGGCGGAGAGCCTGCTGGTGAGCTCCACCTCCACCTGCCCCTTGGTGTTGAACTTGAAGTGATCCAACAGGTAGTTCAGGGGCTGGCCGGCGCTGCCGCCCCCGCTGGTGACGGCGCTCAGGTCGATGCCCGCCACGGCCTGGTTGGTGACCTTCACCTCGGGCGCGGAGGCGCTCAGGAGCGTGCCGAACTTGCTGCCGACGTCGACCGAGTCGAGGTCGTCGAAGCGCGAGGTCGCCTCCTGCTTGGCGGAGTCCAGGGCGGTCTGGAAGGCCTGATCGTGGTTCGCGCTGCCGAAGTCGCTCAGCGTGTAGCTGCTCATCTCCCACGCGACGTAGCGGCTGGCTTCCTGGAGCTTGTACTTGGCCCGGATGATGTCGGTCAGATAGATGCTGAAGAAGAGGATGGACACCAGGATGGGCGCCACGAGCGCGAACTCGACCATGGCACCGCCGCGCTGGCGACGTCGGGTGCGATGAAGACCGAAGCGGAGCATGGCGGGCCTTAGTGGGTGATGATCTTGGCGGGCGCGTCCTTGACCGCGGCCGGCAGGGCATTGGAGATCTGGTTGATGAGCGGCAGGGAGTTCTTGCCCTGCCACACGGCCGCGAGACGAGGCCGCCAGTAGGGGTTGAAGAAGTTGGGCTGCTCGGCCCAGTTGCCCGGCCGGTGGTAGTACGTCTGGCCGCGCGAGATGACGTTCATGCCCTCGGCGAACCCCAAGAACTTCTTGCGATCGTTGTCCAGGTCCAGCGTCTCCGTGCCGGCGGCGCCCAGCGAGAAGGAGACCTTGCCCGTGGAGTTGAGCAGGCCCGGGCTGTTGTGGGTGGCCCCGGTGGCGTCGGCCTGGGTGTTGTGCAACTGCTGGGTGTTCTTGTTGAGCATCACCCAGGTGGAGGGCTGATTGAAGTC includes:
- a CDS encoding TadE/TadG family type IV pilus assembly protein; its protein translation is MLRFGLHRTRRRQRGGAMVEFALVAPILVSILFFSIYLTDIIRAKYKLQEASRYVAWEMSSYTLSDFGSANHDQAFQTALDSAKQEATSRFDDLDSVDVGSKFGTLLSASAPEVKVTNQAVAGIDLSAVTSGGGSAGQPLNYLLDHFKFNTKGQVEVELTSRLSANNLMPRGYLQKEQGGFYTVDNWGGRDLRNMSIKNRYTLIANGWHLPDGGDAVMSDKRAGDHKGGGTRHGIALQVDRMKFLGAGNFLADTKLDRVTKVFDFAFPAFFGTFVTAHNYKPSPSGSRGCNKDQHTASVGLNNLQEIPGLDDTDIDKNQRCFDTAPFRDTQTYSRSLYKNIFEARGEHFMGCKKAMADMPNSRGTGEGTGRDKNEQKITCE